A genome region from Populus alba chromosome 5, ASM523922v2, whole genome shotgun sequence includes the following:
- the LOC118030505 gene encoding uncharacterized protein, giving the protein MHTSFDGKVDVEFDFWGASETQYYSNDTGASEVEFQAQVEEDFVDYSLPLWKTDLSRNVRNESSPLLPRGHHYSNISPRSRLQVMAEGRRKLMEIVHSMPESSYELSLKDIVDEQQISEGAQDEMPKQRTTSDFKSEAQIIKKQKTKKTKSFSKSGNISRSRSMEKENFLIKMFIPTSLSFKIRDNTRNGSKVLPRSSMELTDNREDKKWWIKGILFKGECKNSGKSSSTSTSSSNSSTRTSSSRSSTRTNSSNSSKSRYDNMEALPSCWPFIRTKRSRRTRLEGHIF; this is encoded by the exons ATGCACACCAGTTTTGATGGGAAGGTAGATGTAGAGTTTGATTTCTGGGGTGCAAGTGAAACCCAATATTACAGTAATGATACAGGTGCTAGTGAAGTAGAGTTTCAAGCACAGGTTGAAGAAGACTTTGTTGATTACTCACTACCCTTATGGAAAACAGATTTGTCAAGAAACGTTAGAAATGAATCCTCTCCCTTACTTCCCCGGGGCCATCATTACAGTAATATTTCGCCGAGGTCTCGGCTACAAGTGATGGCAGAAGGTAGGAGGAAGCTCATGGAGATCGTTCATAGCATGCCAGAATCTAGTTATGAACTGTCTTTAAAGGATATTGTTGATGAGCAGCAGATTTCTGAAGGGGCACAGGACGAGATGCCGAAGCAAAGGACGACTTCTGATTTCAAGTCTGAGGCTCAAATCATCAAGAAACAGAAgacgaagaaaacaaagagtttCAGTAAGTCGggtaatatttcaagaagtagaAGCATGGAAAAGGAAAATTTCTTGATCAAGATGTTCATTCCAACTTCTCTCAGTTTCAAGATCAGAGACAACACAAGAAATGGCTCAAAAGTTCTTCCAAGGTCATCGATGGAACTAACTGATAACCGCGAAGATAAGAAGTGGTGGATCAAAGGGATTTTGTTTAAAGGAGAATGTAAGAACAGTGGAAAGAGCAGCAGCACAAGCACTAGTAGCAGCAATAGCAGCACACGCACTAGTAGCAGCAGGAGCAGCACACGCACTAATAGCAGCAATAGCAGCAAAAGCAG GTATGACAATATGGAGGCCTTGCCAAGTTGCTGGCCTTTTATCCGTACCAAGAGAAGCAGAAGGACAAGACTCGAAGGACACATCTTCTAA